From Microbacterium sp. 10M-3C3:
ACGACGGTCGAGGTCCTCAACACCGACGCCGAGGGGAGGGTGGTGCTCGCGGACGGCCTGGCCGCGGCCAGCCGCGAGCGGCCCGACCTCATCGTCGACGTCGCGACCCTCACCGGCGCGATCGTGACGGCCCTCGGCACCCGTCACACCGGCGTCTTCGGCGACGACGACGCGACGCAGCGGTATCTCGCCGCCTCCGAGCGCGTGGGCGAGCTCGCGTGGCCGATGCCGATGCCCGAGCACATGGACGAGGAGCTCGACTCCCCCATCGCGGATCTGCGCAACGCCAAGATCGGCGACCCCGCCGGCGGATCGCTGTTCGCCGCGCTGTTCCTCCGGCGGTTCGTCGGACGTGCATCCGACGCGGACGACGCGCCCCGCATCCCGTGGGTGCACCTGGACATCGCCGGCTCGGGCGAGCTGAAGGGCTCCCCGCACGGCTTCACCGACAAGGGCGTGACCGGCGCGACGGTGCGCGCGCTCATCGACCTGCTGACCATGGAGGCATCCGCATGACCGATCACACGTTCGATGTCGTCGTCCTGGGCGGCGGTAGCGGCGGGTACGCGGCCGCCCTGCGTGCCGCCGAGCTGGGCAAGCGCGTGGCCATGATCGAGAAAGACAAGGTCGGGGGCACGTGCCTGCACCGCGGCTGCGTGCCGACGAAGGCGATGCTGCACGCCGCCGAACTCGCGGATGCGGCGCGTGACGCCGCATCCGTCGGGGTGCGCGCGACCCTCGAGGGGATCGACGTCGAGCGCGTGAGCGCCTACCGCGAGGGCATCGTGGCCAAGAAGTACCGGGGCCTCGAGGGACTCGTGTCGGCACGGGGCATCACCGTCGTGCCGGGCGAGGGCCGGCTCGAGGCAGGGCCCGCGGTCCGCGTGGGCGACGACCTGTACCGCGGCACCGACGTCATCCTCGCGACCGGTTCGTTCAGCCGCACGATCCCGGGCCTGCAGATCGGCGGGCGTGTGATCACGAGCGACGGCGCGCTCACCCTGGGCGAGGTGCCGGCACGCATGATCGTCCTGGGCGGCGGCGTGATCGGTGTGGAGTTCGCGAGCGTATGGCGCTCGTTCGGCGCCGAGGTCACGATCATCGAAGCCCTCGACCATCTCGTGCCCGCGGAGGACGTGTCCTCCAGCAAGACGCTCGAGCGCGCGTTCCGCAAGCGGGGCATCGCCTTCCGCCTGGGCACCCGCTTCGCCTCCGCCACGCAGACCGCAGACGCGGTCACGGTGCGCCTGGAGGACGGCAGCGAGCTGGAGGCGGACTACCTCCTCGTCGCGATCGGCCGCGGGCCGGCGACGGCGCACCTCGGGCTCGAGGAGGCGGGCGTCGTCCTCGACCGCGGCTTCGTGCGCACGAACGAGCGCCTCCAGACCGACGTGCCGCACGTCTG
This genomic window contains:
- the lpdA gene encoding dihydrolipoyl dehydrogenase, whose product is MTDHTFDVVVLGGGSGGYAAALRAAELGKRVAMIEKDKVGGTCLHRGCVPTKAMLHAAELADAARDAASVGVRATLEGIDVERVSAYREGIVAKKYRGLEGLVSARGITVVPGEGRLEAGPAVRVGDDLYRGTDVILATGSFSRTIPGLQIGGRVITSDGALTLGEVPARMIVLGGGVIGVEFASVWRSFGAEVTIIEALDHLVPAEDVSSSKTLERAFRKRGIAFRLGTRFASATQTADAVTVRLEDGSELEADYLLVAIGRGPATAHLGLEEAGVVLDRGFVRTNERLQTDVPHVWAVGDIVAGLQLAHRGFQQGIFVADEIAGRSPAIVPERHIPRVTYSHPEVASVGVTEAAARAEFGDDRIAVTEYNLAGNARSEIIGTGGIAKVVRIVDGPIVGVHLVGDRVGELITEGQLAVGWEAHPEDIAPYIHAHPTQSEALGEAFLALAGTPLHTL